In Chitinophaga nivalis, a single genomic region encodes these proteins:
- a CDS encoding GNAT family N-acetyltransferase: MTYYTDRLLLDALQPSDLTRYFEIFSDPATNLYNPSGPLKSLEEARAIFDRQLTHWTEHHFGTWAIKLKDDPATLIGFGGLTYRKYGDELKLNLGYRFDKDHWGKGYATELAKYAIDFCFNHLQKETVWALVRPYNTVSVKVLEKAGMLLVSDLDDVPGEVKSLVFQATR, encoded by the coding sequence ATGACATACTACACCGACAGACTCCTACTCGACGCATTACAACCCTCCGATCTGACACGCTATTTTGAAATATTTTCAGACCCGGCTACTAACCTGTATAATCCGAGTGGCCCCCTCAAAAGCCTGGAGGAAGCGAGAGCCATCTTCGACCGGCAGCTGACACATTGGACGGAGCATCATTTCGGCACCTGGGCCATTAAACTGAAAGATGATCCTGCTACACTCATTGGTTTCGGCGGCTTAACCTACAGAAAATACGGGGACGAGCTGAAACTCAACCTGGGCTACCGGTTTGATAAAGATCACTGGGGTAAAGGTTATGCCACGGAGCTGGCAAAATATGCGATTGATTTTTGCTTCAACCACCTGCAAAAAGAAACCGTATGGGCTTTGGTAAGACCGTATAATACCGTATCAGTGAAAGTGCTGGAAAAGGCCGGAATGTTGTTGGTCAGCGACCTGGATGATGTACCCGGCGAGGTAAAAAGCCTGGTTTTTCAAGCCACGAGATAG
- a CDS encoding peptide MFS transporter: MAKSRNHPAALPFLFLSEMWERFGFYLILGIFQLYLTDTAKGGWGMDRATAADIFGTFIAFVYLTPFLGGLIADRKLGYSKSIIIGGILMGIGYIGLSVHNLTVFYLSLALICIGNGFFKPNISTLLGNVYNDEKYRSRKDTGYNIFYMGINIGAFICNFFAAFLRNTVGWGAAFIAAGIGMFLGVLIFVIGMKHYRHADVRKPEQEGDMSLSRIFSVVFLPAIVVGLGAWFIPGNIFGSDSTDAFIFACIPILFFFVSLLLKADAKDRKPISALLAIFAVSIVFWAVFKQNGTALTTWAQYYTNREIPAVIEQPAKRLYLVETVQNKQDSVTAYDKEFRVIRDAAGKPAKVWDKVPYFKNVAPEKMPAEGSSISLYNTELFQSINPFFVITLTPLIVLLFALLRKRNKEPSTPSKIAWGLLISAMSTMMMVGAVYVCSNGAIKASPWWLIGCYGVITIGELFLSPMGLSLVSKLSPARITSLMMGGWFLATSIGNKLSGILATLWDTYDNKANYFLVNFLLLGGAAAIIFMMLRWLNRIFKEYVR, translated from the coding sequence ATGGCAAAATCACGTAATCATCCGGCAGCATTGCCTTTCCTGTTTCTCTCTGAAATGTGGGAGCGATTTGGTTTTTATCTCATTCTGGGTATTTTCCAGTTATACCTGACAGACACCGCGAAAGGTGGCTGGGGTATGGATCGTGCTACCGCAGCGGATATCTTCGGCACCTTCATCGCTTTTGTGTACCTGACCCCTTTCCTGGGAGGACTGATCGCTGACCGCAAACTGGGTTACAGTAAGTCGATTATTATTGGCGGTATACTGATGGGGATAGGCTACATTGGTTTGTCGGTGCACAACCTGACGGTTTTCTATTTGTCGCTGGCACTCATTTGTATTGGTAACGGATTCTTTAAACCCAACATCTCTACTTTGCTGGGGAATGTATATAACGATGAGAAATACCGTAGCCGTAAAGATACCGGGTACAATATTTTTTACATGGGTATCAATATCGGTGCGTTTATCTGTAACTTCTTTGCGGCCTTCCTGCGTAATACCGTAGGTTGGGGTGCAGCCTTCATCGCAGCCGGTATCGGCATGTTCCTGGGCGTGCTGATTTTCGTGATCGGTATGAAACACTACCGCCATGCGGATGTACGTAAACCGGAGCAGGAAGGTGATATGTCGCTGAGCCGCATCTTCTCCGTGGTATTCCTGCCTGCCATTGTTGTGGGATTGGGCGCCTGGTTTATTCCCGGTAATATCTTCGGCTCCGACTCCACCGATGCATTCATCTTCGCCTGTATTCCGATACTGTTCTTTTTTGTATCCCTGCTGTTAAAGGCAGATGCGAAAGACAGGAAGCCCATATCTGCCCTGCTGGCCATTTTCGCCGTATCTATCGTGTTCTGGGCCGTATTTAAACAAAATGGTACGGCACTCACTACCTGGGCACAGTATTATACCAACCGCGAAATACCGGCTGTGATTGAGCAACCTGCCAAACGCCTTTACCTGGTAGAAACCGTGCAGAACAAACAGGATTCCGTTACCGCATACGATAAAGAATTCAGGGTAATACGGGATGCTGCTGGTAAACCGGCGAAAGTATGGGATAAGGTACCTTACTTCAAGAACGTAGCACCAGAGAAAATGCCAGCGGAAGGAAGCAGTATCAGCTTGTATAATACAGAGCTGTTCCAATCTATCAACCCTTTCTTTGTCATTACCCTGACGCCATTGATTGTGTTGTTATTTGCCTTGCTACGGAAACGTAACAAGGAACCTTCTACTCCGTCGAAGATAGCCTGGGGCCTGCTGATATCGGCTATGTCTACCATGATGATGGTGGGGGCCGTGTATGTATGCAGCAATGGTGCCATCAAAGCATCCCCGTGGTGGCTGATCGGCTGTTATGGCGTTATCACCATCGGAGAACTGTTCTTAAGCCCGATGGGATTATCATTGGTATCTAAACTCAGCCCGGCACGTATTACCTCCCTGATGATGGGTGGTTGGTTCCTGGCCACCTCTATCGGTAATAAACTCTCCGGTATTCTGGCCACCTTATGGGATACGTACGACAACAAGGCGAACTACTTCCTGGTGAATTTCCTCCTGCTGGGAGGCGCAGCCGCCATCATCTTTATGATGCTGCGCTGGCTGAACAGAATTTTCAAAGAATATGTGAGATAA
- a CDS encoding NAD(P)H-dependent oxidoreductase — translation MKTLVIVIHPNLEGSVINKRWIEELKKYPEAYTIHDLYSKYPDEKIDVEKEQELVAAYDKIIFQFPFYWFNCPPLFKKWLDEVLTYGWAYGSNSGYKLAGKKIALGISAGINEEDYTTAGRYKYTLAQLTAPFEVTFDYIRADYKSFFAFYGVEYNPDTETIAESARGYLSFIAAL, via the coding sequence ATGAAAACACTGGTTATTGTCATTCATCCCAACCTGGAAGGCTCGGTGATAAACAAAAGATGGATAGAAGAACTGAAAAAATATCCCGAAGCATATACCATACATGATCTGTACAGTAAATATCCCGATGAAAAGATCGACGTGGAAAAAGAACAGGAGCTGGTAGCCGCCTACGATAAAATTATCTTTCAGTTTCCCTTTTACTGGTTTAATTGCCCGCCGCTTTTCAAAAAATGGCTGGATGAAGTATTAACCTATGGCTGGGCATATGGTTCCAACAGTGGCTACAAGCTGGCAGGTAAGAAAATAGCATTGGGCATTTCTGCCGGTATTAATGAAGAAGATTACACCACCGCCGGCAGATATAAATACACCCTGGCACAATTAACCGCTCCTTTTGAAGTCACCTTTGATTACATCCGGGCGGATTACAAATCATTCTTTGCTTTTTATGGCGTAGAGTATAATCCTGATACGGAAACAATAGCAGAAAGTGCGCGGGGGTATCTGTCTTTCATCGCAGCGTTGTAA
- the bioB gene encoding biotin synthase BioB, with the protein MMTSAIRNDWTLEEIQAIYDQPLLELVFQAANTHREWHSAKEIQVCTLLSIKTGGCPEDCSYCGQAARYHTDIKVQALLSTETVLAHARKAKETGSTRFCMAAAWREVRDNRDFDRVIDMVKGVNEMGLEVCCTLGLLTEEQAVRLQEAGLHAYNHNLDTSEEYYKEIISTRKFDNRINTINNVRKAGITVCSGGIIGLGETHRDRISMLLTLATMPKHPESVPINALARVKGTPLEDNPKVDAWDMVRMIATARIVMPASTVRLTAGRIEMTESEQAWCFMAGANSIFTGERQTLLVTPNPGVNEDMMMLKNLGLEPKLSKKEVSAC; encoded by the coding sequence ATGATGACATCAGCTATCAGAAATGACTGGACCCTGGAAGAAATCCAGGCCATCTACGACCAACCTTTGCTGGAACTGGTTTTCCAGGCTGCTAACACGCACCGGGAATGGCATTCCGCCAAAGAAATACAAGTATGTACCCTTTTATCCATCAAAACCGGCGGATGCCCGGAAGACTGCTCCTATTGCGGACAAGCTGCCCGGTATCATACCGACATTAAAGTACAGGCATTATTATCCACCGAAACAGTGCTGGCACATGCCCGGAAAGCCAAAGAAACCGGATCTACCCGTTTCTGTATGGCAGCCGCATGGCGGGAAGTAAGAGATAACCGGGATTTCGACCGCGTGATAGACATGGTAAAAGGTGTCAATGAAATGGGCCTGGAAGTATGTTGTACGCTGGGACTGCTCACGGAAGAACAAGCCGTTCGCCTCCAGGAAGCGGGCCTGCACGCCTATAATCACAATCTCGATACCTCAGAGGAATACTATAAAGAAATTATTTCTACCCGGAAATTCGATAACCGGATCAATACTATCAATAACGTACGCAAAGCCGGTATCACCGTATGTTCCGGTGGTATCATCGGTCTGGGAGAAACACACCGCGACCGTATTTCCATGCTGCTTACCCTGGCTACCATGCCTAAACATCCGGAATCTGTACCCATCAACGCATTGGCAAGGGTGAAAGGTACGCCGCTGGAAGACAATCCCAAAGTAGACGCCTGGGATATGGTGCGCATGATTGCTACGGCCAGAATTGTGATGCCGGCATCTACGGTACGCCTCACCGCCGGCCGTATTGAAATGACAGAATCCGAACAGGCCTGGTGTTTCATGGCAGGCGCCAATTCCATCTTTACCGGCGAGCGGCAAACCTTGCTGGTAACGCCTAATCCGGGTGTAAACGAAGATATGATGATGCTGAAAAACCTCGGATTAGAGCCTAAACTGAGCAAAAAAGAAGTATCGGCCTGTTAA
- a CDS encoding RNA polymerase sigma factor produces the protein MTDNNPVFEKTVFIIDETSFVALYNQYWQEALTLARQLLQDDCAAEDIVQNIFISLWKRRAELRITQPIAHYLKRAVKFAAAAYIRDQSRKETISIHTFTPIAAGHTDAALLHKELVCTVNNFVEQLPAQNQKVYQLRFHHALDNPKIAHLLGMSEKTVRNQLSLALKRIRTLLVKEGY, from the coding sequence GTGACTGATAATAATCCTGTGTTTGAAAAAACCGTTTTCATTATAGATGAAACATCTTTTGTTGCACTTTACAATCAGTACTGGCAGGAAGCATTGACATTAGCGCGGCAATTGCTGCAGGATGATTGCGCTGCAGAAGATATTGTACAAAACATATTCATTTCACTTTGGAAGAGAAGAGCGGAATTACGCATCACACAGCCTATTGCACACTATCTGAAGCGCGCGGTGAAATTTGCCGCAGCAGCCTATATACGGGATCAATCGCGGAAAGAAACCATTTCGATCCATACGTTTACGCCCATTGCCGCCGGGCATACAGATGCTGCTTTATTGCATAAGGAACTGGTTTGTACCGTAAACAATTTTGTGGAGCAGCTGCCTGCTCAAAATCAAAAAGTATATCAGCTGCGTTTTCATCATGCGCTCGATAATCCTAAAATCGCTCATTTATTGGGGATGTCGGAGAAAACAGTGCGGAATCAACTCTCACTTGCGCTCAAACGGATACGTACCCTGCTGGTCAAAGAAGGGTATTGA
- a CDS encoding type I toxin-antitoxin system SymE family toxin yields MNTQLIHRKAKLHAKSTPRMYEWKEVPWLNLSGYWLEKAGFEIGDSITISVSHETLVINIAGKAAKPGSIRED; encoded by the coding sequence ATGAATACACAGTTAATCCACCGAAAAGCTAAACTACATGCTAAGAGTACCCCCCGAATGTATGAATGGAAAGAGGTTCCCTGGTTAAACCTTTCAGGCTACTGGCTTGAAAAAGCCGGATTTGAAATTGGTGATAGTATCACCATTTCAGTAAGTCATGAAACACTGGTTATAAACATTGCTGGCAAAGCTGCCAAACCAGGATCAATCCGGGAAGATTAA
- a CDS encoding LysE family translocator: MLGVDNLSGFILAAIIVVTTPGIDTIMVLTRSISKGKTAGIYSALGVSAGLIVHTCAATFGLSLLLARSAIAFGIIKYLGAAYLIYIGYKALTTNAQGMEIKPTAMDITGRKQMFLTAFISDVLNPKIAIFFLAFLPQFIHATAITNPIPYLLLGAIMFVITLIWCSFLALMGSKAANLFNKHKHAEKWMNKTSGIVFILLGLKVALTKK, from the coding sequence ATGTTAGGAGTAGATAATTTAAGCGGATTTATATTGGCTGCGATCATCGTCGTCACTACACCAGGCATAGACACCATCATGGTGCTGACAAGAAGTATATCCAAAGGCAAAACAGCGGGCATCTATTCTGCTTTGGGCGTAAGCGCCGGGCTGATTGTACATACGTGTGCCGCCACCTTCGGCCTCTCCCTCCTCTTAGCCAGATCGGCCATTGCCTTTGGCATTATCAAATACCTGGGCGCTGCCTATTTAATTTATATAGGATACAAAGCCCTGACGACTAACGCGCAAGGGATGGAAATCAAGCCCACAGCGATGGATATTACGGGCAGGAAACAAATGTTTCTGACGGCATTTATCAGTGATGTTTTAAATCCTAAAATTGCGATCTTCTTCTTAGCTTTTTTACCTCAGTTCATACACGCTACGGCGATTACAAATCCCATTCCTTATTTGCTACTGGGTGCTATTATGTTTGTGATCACCTTAATCTGGTGTTCCTTTTTAGCATTGATGGGCAGCAAGGCAGCCAACCTGTTCAACAAACATAAACACGCCGAGAAATGGATGAATAAAACTTCCGGCATTGTTTTTATTCTGTTAGGCCTGAAAGTAGCATTGACAAAAAAATAA
- a CDS encoding YegP family protein: MGKFIIKTAKDGQHYFNLKANNGQTILSSEMYTTKSACNNGIDSVKKNAPDENRYEKLVAKNGQHYFNLKASNGQVIGTSEMYESSSGRDNGIDSVIENAPTATVEEE, translated from the coding sequence ATGGGTAAGTTCATTATTAAAACTGCTAAAGACGGACAACATTACTTTAACCTCAAAGCAAACAATGGCCAAACTATTCTGTCGAGTGAAATGTACACCACAAAAAGTGCTTGTAATAACGGAATCGATTCAGTTAAGAAAAACGCTCCTGATGAAAACCGTTACGAAAAACTAGTTGCAAAAAACGGGCAACACTATTTCAATCTAAAGGCCTCAAATGGACAAGTAATTGGCACCAGTGAAATGTATGAATCCTCTTCAGGAAGGGATAATGGCATTGACTCAGTCATAGAGAATGCCCCCACAGCGACTGTAGAGGAAGAATAG
- a CDS encoding GNAT family N-acetyltransferase: protein MRIIYQSKTIIIREFLPAEVGLFTGLFEDEAVTRYLPPRSPEQYIGLFNIALEDYGKGLLSRWGIFNATNDDFIGICLGRDFVEVPGQLEIGYVLSQAYWGKNVGTEVCLALKHYLFDHTEVKEVVAVTAPDNIGSQKVLEKSGFKRAENLVREGDEIAYFIVQRPA, encoded by the coding sequence ATGCGTATAATTTATCAAAGCAAGACGATTATTATTCGTGAATTTTTACCTGCGGAAGTAGGATTGTTTACAGGACTTTTTGAAGATGAAGCGGTTACCCGTTATCTGCCCCCTCGTTCTCCGGAACAATATATTGGCCTGTTCAATATTGCACTGGAAGATTATGGCAAAGGATTGCTGAGCCGCTGGGGCATATTTAATGCTACCAACGATGACTTTATCGGTATCTGTCTGGGACGGGATTTTGTAGAAGTACCCGGCCAGTTGGAAATCGGTTATGTGCTGAGTCAGGCTTACTGGGGTAAAAATGTAGGAACAGAAGTGTGCCTGGCTTTAAAGCACTATTTGTTCGATCATACGGAGGTGAAGGAAGTGGTAGCCGTAACGGCGCCTGACAATATTGGTTCTCAGAAAGTATTGGAAAAATCAGGCTTCAAACGGGCAGAGAACCTGGTGCGGGAAGGCGATGAAATCGCGTATTTTATTGTACAACGACCTGCCTGA
- a CDS encoding DUF6265 family protein, with amino-acid sequence MKQLFLLSTLMIIATATFGQAAASDFPKLHWLTGTWKKTNNKPGRSGSEQWEHSTPAALKGIGIRLQGKDTTFTEKLALLVKDDSIYYVADVPENKAPIYFKVTAIHPNGFTCENPQHDFPKKIVYEIAGKHLKVTTSGDGKTALFLFEKE; translated from the coding sequence ATGAAACAATTGTTCCTGTTATCTACCCTGATGATCATTGCCACTGCCACATTCGGACAGGCAGCAGCCAGCGATTTCCCCAAACTCCACTGGCTCACCGGCACCTGGAAAAAGACCAACAACAAACCAGGACGATCCGGGTCTGAGCAATGGGAACACAGTACGCCGGCTGCCTTAAAGGGCATTGGCATCCGGCTGCAAGGGAAAGACACCACTTTCACAGAAAAATTAGCCTTGCTGGTTAAAGATGACAGCATATACTATGTGGCAGATGTGCCGGAAAATAAAGCGCCTATTTATTTTAAAGTAACCGCTATCCATCCCAATGGATTCACCTGTGAAAACCCGCAGCACGATTTTCCGAAAAAGATTGTGTACGAAATAGCCGGCAAACATTTAAAAGTGACGACTTCCGGCGATGGAAAAACGGCCCTGTTTTTATTTGAGAAAGAATAA
- a CDS encoding helix-turn-helix domain-containing protein has translation MTFGQKITLARKDKNWTQAELGDAIGTSRDIVGKYERDEIKPSIEVAAKIADVLDCSLDYLVRGITSQINMATTSPDLIQYMIRLGNLLPVHKDHVIAVIDAFEAKEKIQSKK, from the coding sequence ATGACATTCGGCCAGAAAATCACATTAGCAAGGAAGGATAAGAACTGGACGCAAGCTGAATTAGGTGATGCAATCGGCACCTCGAGGGATATTGTTGGAAAGTATGAACGGGATGAAATCAAACCTTCGATCGAGGTGGCAGCCAAAATTGCCGATGTGCTGGATTGTTCACTTGATTATCTTGTAAGGGGGATTACTAGTCAAATAAATATGGCCACCACCTCACCTGATTTAATTCAATACATGATTAGATTAGGGAACCTTTTACCAGTTCATAAAGACCACGTAATTGCAGTAATAGATGCTTTCGAAGCAAAAGAGAAAATTCAGTCCAAAAAATAA
- a CDS encoding aminotransferase-like domain-containing protein: MSSPIQVPYKSFVQIDRQSGTAIYLQIAHQLINAIQRGFLVTGTRLPGTRHFSELLEVNRNTIVAVYEELDAQGWVQTHPNKGTFIIGKIAPRPQKIRSTPEPELAHYPKVTGFSFKKSNLLDNPFEHSSCDYVFNDGTPDIRLTQISHLSSLYSANLKRKINHKKLGYYNHDGSEFFKQHLSNYLNQSRGLHISKDNILITRSTEMSVFIASEILLSPGDIVLVGTLSYFSVNMIFQKSGARIMSVPIDEEGIDVAAVRDICHKHKIRMLYITPHHHYPTTVTLSASRRIALLHLAAEFGFIILEDDYDYDFHYDNSPVLPLASADSNGMVIYIGAFGKSLAPGFRTGFIVAPENLMIEMRKHLGIIDRQGDVLMEQVLGEMIEAGEIHRYLKKSLKVYQERRDHIVAVLQDQLGEFIDFKKPAGGLAVWTRWKQPINLMQLSKACTRNNLFIPKTLLYQHKSLTAMRLGFGHFTLQEAATSMQILRQGVLEQG, from the coding sequence ATGAGTAGTCCGATTCAGGTGCCTTATAAAAGTTTTGTGCAGATAGACCGCCAATCAGGTACCGCTATTTATTTACAGATTGCCCACCAGCTGATCAACGCGATCCAACGGGGTTTCCTCGTCACCGGTACCCGGCTGCCCGGCACCCGCCATTTCAGCGAACTGCTGGAGGTAAACAGAAATACCATCGTAGCTGTGTATGAAGAACTGGATGCCCAGGGCTGGGTGCAAACACATCCCAACAAAGGCACTTTCATTATCGGTAAAATAGCGCCCAGGCCACAGAAGATCCGCAGTACGCCCGAACCTGAGCTGGCCCACTATCCTAAAGTGACCGGATTTTCCTTTAAAAAATCTAACCTGCTGGACAATCCCTTTGAACACTCTTCCTGCGATTACGTATTCAACGACGGCACCCCCGATATCCGGCTGACGCAGATCAGTCATTTATCCAGCCTGTACAGCGCCAACCTGAAAAGAAAGATTAACCACAAAAAGCTGGGCTACTATAATCATGATGGCAGCGAGTTTTTTAAGCAGCACCTGTCTAACTACCTGAATCAGTCGCGCGGACTCCATATATCCAAAGACAATATCCTCATTACCCGCAGTACGGAAATGAGTGTATTCATTGCTTCCGAAATATTATTATCTCCGGGAGATATCGTGCTGGTAGGCACCCTGAGCTATTTTTCCGTGAACATGATTTTCCAGAAATCCGGTGCCCGGATTATGTCGGTACCTATTGATGAAGAAGGGATTGACGTAGCCGCCGTTCGGGATATCTGTCATAAACATAAGATACGGATGCTGTATATCACTCCGCATCACCACTACCCTACTACTGTTACCCTCAGCGCCTCGCGCCGCATTGCCCTGCTTCACCTGGCCGCCGAGTTTGGATTTATTATTCTGGAAGATGATTACGATTATGATTTTCATTATGATAACAGTCCGGTGCTCCCCCTGGCCAGCGCCGACAGCAACGGCATGGTGATCTATATCGGTGCCTTCGGTAAATCGCTGGCGCCAGGTTTCAGAACAGGATTCATTGTAGCACCGGAGAACCTGATGATAGAAATGCGGAAACACCTGGGCATCATCGACCGGCAAGGCGACGTACTGATGGAACAGGTGCTGGGAGAAATGATTGAAGCCGGTGAAATACACCGCTACCTGAAAAAATCATTGAAAGTATACCAGGAGCGGCGGGATCATATTGTGGCCGTATTACAGGACCAGCTTGGGGAATTCATCGATTTTAAAAAACCGGCCGGCGGCCTCGCCGTCTGGACCCGGTGGAAACAACCCATTAACCTGATGCAGCTCAGTAAAGCCTGTACCCGTAATAACCTGTTTATACCGAAAACATTATTGTACCAACACAAATCCCTTACCGCCATGCGATTGGGATTCGGACACTTCACGCTCCAGGAAGCCGCCACCAGTATGCAGATACTGCGGCAAGGCGTACTGGAACAAGGATGA
- a CDS encoding helix-turn-helix domain-containing protein: protein MNFILPKYLQKDITVTTIRPPYSKSGLLPFLDTVTFNGSFGCVLLQSFHKTDFAIYQHVFRMKQQVSVKVEARQPMITLSYVLKGIIPCNLNGFGKAMLAEGWYHLYYVPVGKHTAAMPCGEAVVFQINFNQELIQELGNKYEVLRDVCENVMNESGKGVQQMAAEITPRIKEILNGIYNCNLEDAELELFLRARIYDLLLLYLEELSAAKRSFNTRYHFSKEDLQALHEISTLLQERIHEPINQQVLARYVHLHPKKLAEGFRLMYGVTIHEWVSRARIDKAKKLLKESSIPIGEIALELGYTTTSIFTRAFKGMVGCTPKHYRK from the coding sequence ATGAACTTTATTCTGCCTAAATATCTTCAAAAAGATATAACGGTAACGACTATCCGTCCACCTTATAGTAAGAGTGGACTATTACCATTTTTAGATACTGTTACTTTCAATGGAAGCTTTGGATGTGTGTTACTACAATCTTTTCATAAAACAGACTTTGCTATTTATCAACATGTATTCCGGATGAAGCAACAGGTAAGTGTAAAAGTGGAGGCAAGGCAGCCCATGATTACACTTAGCTATGTGCTCAAAGGAATCATACCTTGTAACCTCAATGGCTTTGGTAAGGCGATGTTAGCGGAAGGTTGGTACCATCTTTATTATGTACCAGTGGGTAAGCATACGGCAGCCATGCCTTGTGGAGAAGCAGTTGTATTCCAGATTAACTTCAACCAGGAACTTATTCAGGAACTGGGGAACAAGTATGAGGTACTCCGTGATGTGTGTGAAAATGTGATGAATGAAAGTGGGAAAGGAGTACAGCAAATGGCGGCGGAGATAACACCCAGAATCAAAGAAATATTAAACGGTATTTATAATTGCAACCTGGAAGATGCAGAATTAGAACTGTTTTTACGGGCCCGCATTTACGATCTGCTATTGTTATATCTTGAAGAATTAAGTGCGGCTAAAAGAAGTTTTAATACCCGCTATCATTTTTCCAAAGAGGATCTCCAGGCTTTGCATGAGATAAGTACTTTACTACAAGAACGAATACACGAACCGATTAACCAGCAGGTATTAGCACGGTATGTTCATCTTCACCCTAAAAAACTGGCAGAGGGATTTAGGTTGATGTATGGCGTAACGATCCATGAATGGGTATCGAGAGCAAGGATTGATAAAGCCAAAAAATTACTAAAGGAAAGCAGTATACCCATCGGTGAAATAGCCCTGGAATTGGGCTATACGACTACTTCTATTTTTACACGGGCATTTAAAGGTATGGTGGGTTGTACACCAAAGCATTACCGGAAATAA
- a CDS encoding winged helix-turn-helix transcriptional regulator yields the protein MYQRKIPIDYNCGLSVAMEVMGSKWKFCLLDEIAKGTQRPRDLVKAINGITKRVLQKQLGELEVHGMVGKTIYKETPVRVEYYLTASGKSLLPLIAALDKWGLDFAPRLESILATEMQAL from the coding sequence ATGTATCAACGCAAAATTCCCATTGACTATAATTGTGGCCTGAGTGTGGCGATGGAAGTGATGGGGTCTAAATGGAAGTTTTGTTTATTGGATGAAATAGCCAAGGGCACCCAACGCCCCAGGGATCTGGTAAAGGCTATTAATGGCATTACCAAACGGGTATTGCAGAAGCAACTGGGAGAACTGGAAGTACATGGCATGGTGGGAAAAACGATCTATAAAGAAACACCGGTACGTGTGGAGTATTACCTTACGGCCTCCGGCAAGAGCCTGTTGCCACTCATTGCAGCGCTGGACAAGTGGGGCCTGGATTTCGCACCCCGGCTGGAAAGCATACTGGCTACTGAGATGCAGGCGCTATAA